Proteins encoded in a region of the Podospora pseudopauciseta strain CBS 411.78 chromosome 6, whole genome shotgun sequence genome:
- a CDS encoding hypothetical protein (COG:S; EggNog:ENOG503NUKX), whose amino-acid sequence MDSITRMAADTDLPSYQEATRRLDWVELIAPYVPIREYARLCLVNRRFYRHLAPRLWNDPLATAFTSAGRPVNRDIDIEWFYRFMEHMRCVRQATGLLVTCLDLRRVEAGTSELSLYSLSRSLSAYLQAVPVTFPQLRCILLNRHWDVEADDLAVATTPDTDHDASNAEGPLMLSIPQCQVKIPTAFFSSPYLHHLVYLDVSNMAGSLRKPLEQQRFGPERHPHLRVLKVGAREMGDSTAALLLRTFKQQLWSLDLSQNQLTDAVLNDLHIFAFPAESLRTDSHYDVEGRLEIIPGKGTPLFGQFCLIRESHWSATFSHADRYLVDAPNYTRLVEYTPQEGIRTRLNGRTKVQDDSEDEIRRSFSGTPGASSPRRESLHDLGVCQSHNGITHLYLGGNSITANGLVRLIMASPGQLQHLDCDSMVYEIHEAARPDWLPSSIRVSGLLGAAHAFRPVLSSNLQVLRIHHSLVTQLLSLKGRDGGGLSTMENLWLAETFLLPRAEMAYPQAFRPDMNPRLRLLTLTHIPRWSTGPLIDRLIELLKLASMQERAIQDMNRTLGKSRRGPATVVGLRHIRLEFDHDVKEELLEDGEEDGEEKNQKKYVAEKTTAAKEFSFFDDSRFSDFSFDSSSPAEVSSSNIDTTNTDTTPLTSVVAGPAADDHRAVPDQTVSNQSQTQRHSPSTLLHLPRTGDRSEPIVNWGNEGQSGRLTTGPQQRSSRGNWNGTEYTVPIWTGPPPPFYDSTEDTPQHEHQEVSSAVEAYMRNILDRRLCADAVPASPCHVLAGVPEGEFIWGAAWQAIVTRGDTTAAGKRRPQKRELMNGMRDVIGEIKAYRRKTRERYEAELKRARLNGDEVRLGEPHFYYGGRLEVVRAEREGGMLGWR is encoded by the exons ATGGACAGCATCACCCGCATGGCAGCAGACACAGACCTGCCATCCTACCAGGAGGCTACGCGGCGTCTGGACTGGGTCGAGCTTATCGCACCCTACGTGCCTATCCGAGAATATGCGCGTCTCTGCCTCGTCAACAGGCGTTTCTATCGCCATCTAGCGCCGCGTCTCTGGAATGACCCTTTGGCAACAGCCTTCACCTCCGCCGGCAGGCCTGTCAACCGAGACATTG ATATCGAGTGGTTCTACCGCTTCATGGAGCATATGCGATGTGTCCGCCAGGCCACCGGTCTCCTCGTTACTTGTCTAGACCTCCGCCGGGTAGAGGCCGGAACCTCTGAGCTTTCGCTGTATTCGCTGAGCAGATCGCTCTCGGCCTATCTACAGGCTGTGCCGGTCACATTCCCTCAACTTCGTTGCATTCTGCTGAATAGGCACTGGGATGTGGAGGCAGATGACCTGGCGGTGGCGACTACTCCCGATACGGACCATGATGCCAGCAATGCAGAGGGGCCATTGATGCTCAGCATACCGCAATGCCAAGTCAAGATACCGACCGCCTTCTTTTCGTCGCCTTATCTGCACCATCTTGTGTACCTGGATGTGTCCAACATGGCCGGCTCTCTCAGGAAGCCGCTGGAGCAACAGAGATTCGGCCCGGAGAGGCATCCTCACCTCCGTGTCCTCAAGGTAGGTGCAAGGGAGATGGGCGACTCAACGGCCGCCCTGCTGTTGAGAACATTCAAACAGCAGCTTTGGAGCTTGGACCTGAGCCAGAATCAACTAACAGATGCTGTGCTCAATGACTTGCATATTTTCGCCTTTCCTGCCGAAAGTTTGCGGACCGACAGCCATTATGATGTTGAAGGTAGACTGGAGATCATCCCCGGCAAGGGCACGCCTCTCTTTGGTCAGTTTTGCCTGATTAGAGAGTCTCACTGGAGTGCCACCTTTAGCCATGCCGACCGCTATCTGGTTGATGCCCCTAACTACACTCGCCTTGTTGAATACACTCCTCAGGAGGGTATCCGTACACGTCTGAACGGCCGAACCAAAGTACAGGATGATTCGGAGGACGAGATTAGAAGATCATTTTCAGGCACTCCTGGAGCTTCTTCACCAAGACGGGAAAGCCTCCACGATCTAGGTGTCTGTCAAAGTCATAATGGCATTACTCACTTGTATCTCGGCGGTAACAGCATAACCGCCAACGGCTTGGTTAGGCTGATCATGGCATCCCCCGGGCAACTACAGCATCTCGATTGTGATAGCATGGTCTACGAAATTCACGAGGCTGCGAGGCCGGACTGGCTGCCGTCCAGCATCCGTGTCTCAGGTCTGCTCGGAGCAGCGCACGCCTTCCGCCCCGTGCTTTCGTCAAACCTACAGGTCTTGCGCATCCACCACTCCCTCGTTACACAGCTCTTGTCTCTGAAAGGCCGTGATGGAGGTGGGCTGTCAACCATGGAAAACCTGTGGCTGGCCGAAACGTTCCTGCTTCCACGGGCCGAGATGGCGTACCCGCAAGCGTTCCGGCCAGATATGAATCCCCGGCTACGGCTCCTGACCTTGACACATATCCCGAGGTGGTCGACCGGCCCCCTGATTGACAGGCTGATAGAGCTCCTGAAGCTCGCCTCGATGCAGGAGCGGGCAATTCAAGACATGAACAGGACTCTAGGTAAGAGCCGCCGCGGCCCTGCCACTGTAGTCGGTCTGAGGCATATCCGACTGGAGTTTGATCATGATGTTAAGGAGGAATTGCTTGAGGacggtgaagaagatggagaagagaagaatcAAAAGAAATATGTCGCTGAAAAAACAACGGCGGCCAAGGAATTTAGTTTCTTTGACGATTCTCGATTTTCTGACTTTTCATTCgattcttcttctcctgctgaGGTTTCTTCGTCAAACATAGACACAACAAACACAGACACCACGCCTCTCAcgtcggtggtggcgggTCCAGCAGCCGACGATCACAGGGCTGTTCCGGATCAAACCGTGTCAAATCAGAGTCAGACCCAGAGACAttctccctccaccctcttACATCTTCCCCGCACCGGCGACAGGTCCGAGCCCATTGTGAATTGGGGCAACGAGGGACAGTCGGGCCGACTGACGACTGGACCACAACaacgcagcagcagaggcaaCTGGAATGGAACGGAATATACCGTCCCCATCTGGACAggtccaccacctccttttTACGATTCAACTGAAGACACTCCACAACACGAGCATCAAGAAGTTTCCTCTGCAGTCGAGGCATACATGCGCAACATCCTCGACAGGCGTCTGTGTGCTGATGCGGTGCCTGCCAGCCCGTGTCATGTCCTGGCAGGTGTTCCAGAAGGTGAGTTCATCTGGGGCGCTGCATGGCAGGCGATTGTTACGAGGGGAGATACTACTGCGgcaggaaaaagaaggccgCAGAAGAGGGAGCTGATGAATGGGATGAGGGATGTGATAGGGGAGATCAAAGCGTATAGAAGGAAAACGAGGGAGAGGTATGAAGCGGAGTTGAAGAGGGCTAGGCTGAATGGGGATGAGGTGAGATTGGGGGAGCCACATTTTTATTATGGGGGGAGATTGGAGGTTGTGAGGGCtgaaagggaggggggaatgttggggtggaggtga